In the genome of Populus nigra chromosome 19, ddPopNigr1.1, whole genome shotgun sequence, the window tatctgaatttgatttttcattgtgTTGGACGGAAGTTGCATCTCCATCTCATTATGCTagctttcttttattattttttctgtgcACTCTTGATTATTCTTCTTTCTTAGGCCACTAAGGCAGTGGCCTCAAGAAAGACCTCAATTTTTGGAACAAAGTGTTCAAacgaaaaggaaagaaactggATTTCAGCTCTAAAAATCATTCCTTGTGTTTGCACTACGGTTTTTCATAGATTGGCTTCAGAACTTCGAGTAGACCGAGAGGAAAATGAACGTCTCTTAGCCCATCTTAACAGTAAAACAATCTCTCATCAGTTTAGTTCTCAGCGTTGGTGTTTTTGTTCTGCTGCAATTCTGTTTTTTCTCATGCTGATCAAGATATTATGATATGGTTTTGATGGATTTCATGCTCCCCTGTTGATCAATCAATGTAATGGTATGATCTCATGGCACTCAATCTGCATCGAATTACCTCTGAATTTCCAAAGGAGTGGTTTAATCCAGAGTCGTATGCAGGTTCTGTTTTGCTCTTCTGCTAGCCCTTGTTGAACAATAAGTGTTTGAACCAATGAAAATATGTGGGCTAATTATAGTGATTGTGAATTAGGCTCATCATCTGATAAAAACACAGAAGaatcaagaaatgaaaatgaagcATATTTAAAGGAAGCATGTTCAAGTGATGGAAAAGGGTTTCTATAACCAACGATCATTACTTTTGACTAGCTTAATTGTATCAAGTTAATCTGTTTTTATATGACTCGGACCGGCTGGGAAAGAATCTTTGCCATGGAGTTACTAGTATTTAAACGGCGTAGtttcatttctttatataaataaattcatttgagttaattcaagttagttagattttattatatcaatatcttatttaatttaagtgatgaaaaaagagtttttacaactaatgatgattactttttgaTTAAGCTTAATTGcatcaagttaatttattttttatttattttatttttgtgttgattTACATGATTTAAGATTCGGAGCGGCGTGAAGAGAAAAATCTGTTACATCAAGTTATTAGGTTCCTTTGTGTATTTaaacaatctaatttttttatatatataaataaatctattttgATAAACTCAGgtcaataaaaattttactcaatttaattaaaaactctatCGAGTAGAGTTTCAAGTTCATGGAATCATTTTAACTTATGGGATGATAAGCTTATTAACCAATTAAtccactaaaaaattatatcaagagaaaaacaaacaagaaagaaagaaagaaagaaagggaacaatgctctaatttctttttaaaatgaaataatacaACAAATCGCACACTTTATTTTGCTGCTAGCTAGGCATACCAGATCTCATGGTCACAGCATTTAACAAATGACGAGAATTAAGCTGTTACACCTGAGAAGAAAACTGAAACTCAGAACAATGTTAGGAGAAATGAAGATGCTAAGCCACCAAAGATTGCATAAGCTGAGCCAGCAATGCTTGAAGCAACACTCCCTTTGTTCTCTCCAGTTGATGGAGATGGACCTGCAGCCAGTCAACTTAAAATCAATGCATTTTAATCGAGTCACATGTTGAACTATCTAATAAACTTTGAGCTAATTATTTGTTAGACCCGGCCCTGACTAGAAGCCGGTTAGCCAGGTCCCGGCTAGACCCGCCCCGGCAGAAGGGTTAAAAGATCATACAAAATCAAAGAACTGGATAAAAAGACATAAATATGAAAGCAAGTACCTTGAGGTGTTGAGCCTGTTGATGGACCGCTTGCTGGAGCTTGTACTGGGTATCCCACAGCTGCAAAACACAgcccattgaaaaaaaaacacaaaaaaataatctaaagctAGAAATCTCCATGTCTTGGACTTGGAATTGTGAATCATTGAGATCTGACCCTGAACATAAAAGGTATTATGCTGATGTTCAAAACATTGACATTCTCTAAACTCACTTGATTTAATAAGGAATCAAGAACAAACCACGTTAGAGGGCCCAAATAATACCTTACCAATCATTTAGATTATGTTCTAAGCATTTTAAATTAGATGAGTTCATGCATTGCATgtactataattataataatgaatcaatcttcttcattgtttttttattctactttttttatttatttctcccttcttcttttttttaattatacgtTAAAGTTAGCTCAATCTAACGGgttgatttataaaatttacatttcaaaatataatctcaatcgagtttaaaaaaaatatttgttatcatCTTGACActaaaaattagttaatataaTAAGGTTTTTGGTAACCTACTCAGAACTTGATAGATTAACACTAAgtaattttctcaaaattttaataaaaaataattaacgcGTAAGTAATTCAATAATCCAGTTTccttttcaaaacaattttgaatGCAGGAAACAATTAGGGGGTTCTCGCCTATCATCTACAGGCACGTGATGGAACAGGAAGTGATACATAAAAGGAGCACAATAACAGATCTAGCACGTGATTAGGTGAGGGAAAATCCACTTGAAGTAAACTAtacatacatttaaaaaaaaaaacatgattcgACCGCAATCCCAACAACTCTAGAGACCACTTGAAGTAAACTATACATAGAATTTACAGAACACAATTACCATGAATATAAGAATGAAGGATTTGCATTAAGGATAATTTTAaggaaaatccaaaattaattaaagagaaGACAAATTCCAGGCAAACAAGAAATATCTGTACCAAAAGTCATGTAAATCAATGATATTTTACAAgcgatttatttatttatttatttttaaaaacacatgaatCTGTAAATTAACCAACTtgcaagatttttcttttctagctagccctttttttctattttaagaactaaaaaaatggTTTGTAGGGTCTCAAATTCtaatcagagagagagagaggggggggggggggatggcAGGTTCAAGATGGTTCCCATAATTGTCAAAGGCAGTTAATGGTGAGCATCGTGCATTAACGGTAAGTGATGGGTTTGGGCAGAGCAATTAAAGACAAGGCACTGGTAAAGTTCGTTGATAGCATTAAAGAATTGATGTGAgattaatacaattttaaaaagaaaaaaacaggcaCGTCTCAAGGATATTAatggttaaaataaatttgttaaggtaattaaaatttaatatacaaTTCGAGTTTTCAATTTCGATAATTAATGGACCTTGAGAAggtaaataaaacaagaaattaaggaTCATTCATGTATTAACTAAACAAGTAAATAGATTTAATTACCTGAGCACAAGGTGGCTGAAGGAACATCAATCTTGCAGATTGCAGGAAGCTTGAGAGCTCTTCCCTTGTCAAGTGAGATCCCAAATTGCTCAGCAATATCACCACCAAGCAACTGACACAAACATATAATGTTGCTATCTATCAGCCCGGCAAGCTCAGGACAGCAATTCTTGTCAGGGACTGTCAAGTTACTTCCTTGTGTTACATACCCCAAGCAATCAGACATGTTCAACAATGGAGTTAAGCATTCGTTGACTGCTGTTGGTCCGGGTGCTGCTGGAGCAAGATCACCTGAAACGGGTGCAGGTGCAGCCACCGGAGCCGTGGCTCCTGACGTTTTTGCTGGCACTGTTGAAAAGATGGTTAGGGTGAGAAATATGGCGGTGATCGCTAGTTTCgacatttttctctctttattttctatGCAGACACGAGCAAGCGTCGCTATGTTTCTGTCTTGTGGGGGTGGTTTTGATTTTGTGAAGGAAAGCTCGGTGTATAAGTTATATATGGAGATAGCAACACTTGCCAGCcgaaatcaataaatatacaaCCACCACCGAAGTTATTGTCCATGGATTCCTTCCACTTCCCACCGTCTTAGGTGCGAAAATTAACGCGTCTAGACTACCGTGGTTATAAACCCTCATttataaaatactattaaaaataattgtattttaaataatatactcTAGgtgatttaaatacttttaaataatattgttttaagattttaaaaaaatttaagttaattctCACTCAAGTTTTGACTGAATTGCGGATTAATCCTTTAAATCAATTGGTTTAACAGGACTAATTTCCACCTAGTGTGAAACTCGGTTCAATATAGGTCATAGGTTAGTGAGTCATTGGGTTTCTCTGATGTGTCAAGTTAGGTttagtaatattatttaaaaatttaaacaatatattaaaagaatgattatttttgtagttcaatctattttcaaagtgtttttttatctagaaaTATTTTGCACCATGATGTTACCGAACAGTAATAAGGTTTGATATCTAATTTTCGAGGCTCCTTACTATTGTGATATATCCAATCTAATTAGTcttgagaaaatattaaattttaacttcaaacatatttgatattaagatttttaaaaaaataaatgaacataAAACATGTAATACAATGGATATATGATCAAATTACGTGTGTGaacgtaaaaaaaaacacatgatatatgattgaataaatatatacaattatgaattattacacccatttttaagcaaaagaaagacaaagcttttctcttgtgattttttttttatttttgtatgttttggatgaATATAGAAGTGTGAAAGTACAACAAATTGACAGCTGATCTGCTGCTAAGCTGTCCAGCAGGCTTCCAAATACAATAAATGTCGTGAAACGAAAAATAACAGAATAAAGGGAAAGAGTGATGCTGCCTTTAAGGCttgattttaatgcatttctcaCTAAATACTCAACTGCACTGGGCCGGtggttaaaatgttttttttaatatattaaaattatatatttatattttttaaatattatttttaatatcaacacatcaaaacgatttaaaaatataaataattaatttagaataaaaaataaaaaaaattaatttttttcaaaaatatctttgaaacgTAAAAACAGACGAGTTaggaaattaaatgatgaatgagTTTCACATCACTTGTTAATTCAATAcattaaattcataatattttgacttgtttgtttttgtgttttaaaaatattaaaaaaaaacaaatttacttcaaattaatattgttttactgtttttaaattattttgattgtgctaatatcaaaaataattaaaaaaaaacaaatttagacatttttaataaaaatatattttaaaaaaacaggtaCCACACTTACACTCTCAATAGTCACCTTTATGTAattattaagagaaaaatagagCTACTGatatccttcttcttcttttcaattttggtaGTCAAGAAAACTAACGATCAACCCTTTCTTGACTGGTTTAAGAAGAGACGTTCCATGTAATCTGCTCCAGATTTTTGAACTTTGGAGTATCTTGTAATATTCCGATAAGATTCTGTCAATTAATCCTCTTAATTCGTAGATATCGATGTacgtattttttatataaaaaaaacacaataaaaaaatatataaaaaatatctctatatacaattatattaaaatgacctttatttatatatcaaaatatacaaGAGTAATAAATTTATACGTAAATCAATTTATGAGAGATTAATATCTATctgataatatatttataacagATATTTTATAATCTCGTTCATTCAACACTGCCATCACAGAATTTAGACGTATATTGTGAGAAGAACGATGAAAGATTTATTTTGGTACGCTCTTCAAAGcgaataaagttttttaattttaagagtatATAGTATAATGGAAAATCATTTGACTagggtttatttttcttttttcttttttctttttttatggtgtCAGGAATTAATGTGGTTGTTAGTGGCCAGCAAGAGGTAGATTGGAACTGATTGTTGGACAGTATCCGACGTAGGACATCAAGCAATACGGAAGGACTACGTCCAGAGAATCAAGCCACGGAGTCAGGTAACCAGTAGAGCAGGGCGGATGAAATTGTAGGGAGACCGAATTAGACATATGATGATGTTTTAGGAATATTaggaaatattttgaaaaaatcctaGAGCCCATTAACAATTATTAAGAATCCAATGCGATAACAAACTTAAACCTCGAAGACTAGTAAAGCACAGTTTGGTAGACTgcacttttctaaaattttatttattttaaaaaaaattaattgattttttattactttatatcaaaaatattattttaatatattttcaagtaataaatacttaaaaaaacactttgcatCGCTGTAACACCCCACCCTACTAACAAGATATTGTTCGTTTTAGTCTACGGGCCTCATGGATTTGTTATTAGTAACCACGAATGACCCTAAAACACGTCTTGCTAGTCAAGGTAAGCATATTCATATAAGACTTTCCCCCAAATCCTCACTCATTGATGTAAAATATTACAATTCACCTCCCTTAAGCGCTCGACGATCTCGTCGGCATTATCAGATAGTTAATGAGTCGGGCTctaataccaaatgtaacacctTACCCCATTAGCAATATATTATTCGCTTTAGTCTATGGGTTTCATTCACGGATTTGTTCTTGATAGTcaagaataacccaaaaacacaTCTTATTAATTAAGTTGAGCATGTTTATATAAGTCTCTTCTTTAAATCTAGTGATATGAAATATTACAATCACAATCTCCAGCTTGGTCCAAACgggttttttcaatattttgggATGACAATAACCCCCTCACCCTTAACTACATAGCTGTTAAGGTTAAGTATTAATGTGTTAATCTTAAAAACTAGTGAATTAATGCATGATTCAAGatagatttttaattgatttttttttttaaaaaattgaattagttAAACTTGGTTAGCCCTGTAGGGTTAATCTCTGCCCTGATAGaccaatctaattttttattaaatgaacaagaatttaaaaaaaaacaaaataatattattttaatagaaataAATGACACGAGTGGACTGATGATTTCGAAGATTAACCTATAATTTACACGTTGATCCAATAATCTAATGTACtgggttttttatatatatatataaaaagtcgGTCCCTAAATTGTATCTGAAACAGTTTTTATAGCTGACGTTGAGCCCCTGAGAAGCTGGAATCCAGTATATAGAAGCAAGTGACATGGATGACGTCATCAAGCCATAAGAGAGCTCATCGGCATGAAACTTTAATCAGCTGCGTGTGAGAAATTAACTCTGATTTCTTGCAAACAAGTTTTCCGCGTGGAGGTATGGTATGAGCAGGAGGCGTGAAGCACAAATCCCGAAATTATATCGTATAGTATATGGTTTTCTCCttactatattaaattttacacGGAAATGACTACATGCCACAGCACTCCGCATCAAGCTGTGCCTTGATttgatttgcatgttttttttggaCAATATTAAAGTATAATTCTCGAGAAAAAGCAACCCtctttcaaaagaaattccaaACAATTTCATGGATTACGTACTATAAATTAGAGTAGGTAGGGGCTGGATAGGAGGAGACTTGGGAGACAAGtgtaaaagaaattcaatggtAGAGTATTGGAAGAGAGTTGAAATAGCCTTTTCGTAAACACATGATCAAAGAGGAGGAAAGCACTTTATTCGATCAGCACAGCTTGGTAAACCGCGAGCCATGCCACTTGCCAAGTTACTTGTTTGGGTCACACATGAATTCTCAAGTCACAAGAAAGACAGGTATTTCTAAAATATTGCTCGTGATCACACTACCTTGTTCATGAGGAAATTATATGCTTCTACTCTCCTTCCCttccttcttttatatatatatatatatatatatttgttgatGCAGGATGTGAGTATTTTTATAAGGCACTTAGGTGgagataaaaacaataatattattttaagattttttgtaaaaaataaagtgatattatttaaaaatatgttttaaatcaaCTTAAATCATGGATTAATTTACCAGGTTGAAAGATTAGATAAAGTATAATAACATTAGCTTTAAACACTTCATCAAAAAGAACAATGGAATATTggagaggaaagaaaataaaaaacaaccaatataataataataataataaatataaataatataatttaattgattagatTCTGAATTTGTTGTTTAAAGATTacctatttaaattttacaaatctcatagttattaaaaaattatataattattaattttaaaatatataagattaattaaaatatatgtaagtTATTTAAATACCaatgttaatataataataataataatacgaTGATTATTCCAACTAAAAAAAGGTGTCCAAAAGAATGTTGTCCACAGGCTTTTGCAAAGAGTGGTTGAAAAATGTTCTCTCTTATTGGAAGTTGGAAGTTGATGGCCCCGAAGAATGAGGTCAGCCATTAACATAAATTACGACACTCTATCAGCAATAATTATTactgctttttaaaatattttatatttaaaaatatattaaaataatttatattttaaaacacgaaaacaaataaaaaacaaatttgttaatgagcaCCCGTCACATGCTCACGTGTTGACGAGCTCTTCCCCTGTCTATCTACTCTGCTGGCAGCAAACCCCGTCGGCATGAAATTGGGATGTTTTTTTGGGAGGTGTGTTTAGCACGGTTTaaccttatttttattaaaatttaattatttttttatatttttaagttgttttaatgtactagtgtaaaaataaaaaatattattttcaataaaatatattttaaaaaacaatttttatcttaatttcaaaCACTTCCAAGCTtgaaaacaacaattttttttattgttatttatctaACGTTTGATGGGCCACTGGCCTCGAAAGTCCTTAtataaacaataagaaaaaaatttataatgggTTAGGTTGGTAACTCGTATCTCTTGCTCCAAGAAAAATGTTTGATGGGCCGATTGATTATAAATACTCAATTAAATTCACTAATCACGAACTAATTGTAAAACAATTCATCTTGTGAGTGTTCGTCacagtaaaaaatactttatataataattaaagaatattaTTAATCGTAGTTATCAACTTTGTAATATGCGTTAATGGGACGCGGAGTGGGTTCAAGACGGGATTTCTTTCAGTGGATTGGATTCAAGTCTCTATCAAACACAAAGTGTAGACTGGGTGACTGGGATTTGCAATATTTTTGTACTGTACTAGTTATCTGTAATGATTCTTTTAAGGATTCTGTTCCCTGGCAGCTGCTATTTTAATGCAGCTTGCTTACCTCAACAGGTTCACCTCACcccaagaaaacaaatcatccCAAGAAATCATCCTAAGATCACAGCAATGGCGACCAATGGCGACCATTCAAGAGTGGAGAGGTAAAACATCGTCTTCTTTTTCAAAGTTGTTTAACGACCAGTTCTTGGCCAAGAGCTCGTTTCATTGGTTAATGACTGGAGTGTTTTTCGCCTTTTGTCTTAGGTATGCAGTGGTGACTGGTGCGAACAAGGGCATTGGTCTTGAGACAGTGAGGCAGATTGCTTCTAAGGGAGTTACAGTGGTGCTAACAGCTAGAGATGAGAAGAGAGGGACGGACGCCACTTGTATGCTACACAACATGGGTTTGACAAATGTTGTGTTTCATCAACTTGATGTCTTGGACCCAGTTAGCATCGAGTCCTTGGCCAAGTTTATCAAGGATAGATTTGGAAGGCTTGACATCCTGGTAAGGGTTCATTTTCAAGAACGATTATATTAATTGATCTGTCAAGAAATCTACTTGCTTTACACTTTAGTTAGGGTTCTTGATGAGTACAACCACTACGATGCAAATCTGTAGCTGTCTTTCTGTTGTCTGCGCTGACGGTACCAACTGCTGGGTATCCTTTAATTCTTGTCTGTTTAGGCATTTGATAGGATCATGTTGCATGCTGAAATTGGATTTGTCCTACTGATGTTTCTTCCAAGTATTTTGGTGAGCTCTGGGAGCTCACTGTTAAGTCCAGCAATGGATGGTATGGTTTAGCATccacagaagaagaagaagacggcgagagagagagagagagagagaccaattcttctctttcattttctgCATAAATCCTTCTCTTTCGAGGTTGTTATatctaaaccaaaaaaaaaagacaacaaccAGCTACATGTGGCTGTGTTTTAATTCTCCTAGAATTCAACTAAATGAAACGTGCGTTTTCAATTCAATGTGTGGTCCCCTTTTTTTCAACTTCTTCCTGCTCAGATTGCTTCTTCTCCAGCCATCCCCTCCAGAGAATTAAGGACCTGTAACAACAATTCTAATTCCAGAAATGCTTGTGACAATATTCTCTCCCCTTGAAAATGTCCTTGTCCTCGAGGACAAATTATGAGATTTGATGTAAAACAAAAGTGTCAGCTTCAAGCACTGATCCATATATCCAAGCATCTCTATGTCTTCATTCAAAAGATTCAAAGAAGTTGCCTTTGCTTTCAACACCTCAAGCCCCTTGAACATGTTGAAAAGATTTAGAGGTTCATTAGCAACAGTACTGGTGCATTGAGGTCTACCCTTTCAACAGTATAAAGTATCCCAATGTCTCCTCTGTAAGATCAGGACGAACCTAGAATCTTCAATCAGCTGCTGGGAATATTTTGATGCCGGGAAACTTTAAAATCCACGATAtgcaagtcataaggcaagggAGCAGCTAAAGGTGAGAAGGATCTTGAAGGTGATGACACAGATAACTCCTGGGGATTCTTCGCGAGAAATGCATGCAATGGATAATTCAAGTGAGCACCAACACagtgaaagagaagagaagggctGAGGGAAGGAGGATTAGAAACAGGATCTGAAGTGGTAGAAATGCTAGGCTCAAGAAGAATGTGAAAGATCACATGCATTGGACGATTATCCATCCCTCTTTGCCCAAGACCACGTCCATCGTCTGTTAGCAAACGGCGGGCAAGCATAATCTCCAACCATCCATCTTTAAGGCTGGCCGCACCCAGTGACTGTCTAGAATGGATAGAAAACCTCATCTTTTAGCAAACGGCGGGCAAGCATAATCTCCAACCATCCATCTTTAAGGCTGGCCGCACCCAGTGACTGTCTAGAATGGATAGAAAACCTCTTACCATTGGATCCTAGCATGAATGCTGGAGAAGGCATAATGTAGTAATTCCTCGTACTAGCTCCATTGTAAATTCGAGTGCTATGGGAGATGGGAGGTTTTCTCCCAAGTCGTTTTAGGATATGAGTACACTTCCTGCACCATTAGACCCTCAGATAACACCATGTGCCCACCAGCCTCAATGATAGGCTGAGCATCGCCATTGGGTTTGAATAGGTAGGCCCCACTTCCATAATTAGAGCACATTTCTATTTCTTCACCTACAGCATTCATGGAACCATCTGTATTAGTAACTTTCTGCAACAAACCATGCTTGACATCAAAGATGAGAGTTTGATGTTGATTCTGAATTTCAGCCACACCTTCTACTATGTAGCAAGCATATGGAGCAGGGCAAGAAAATGAATTGGACATCGAGAAGTATTTTAGTTTTGTTGGTTTCGCCTTTTCACATCCCACAAAACCATTAGCAACATAATATGTTTGCAACCCCATGGCATGGACAGAAGCTTAATTTCCAATGGAGACGATGCTTCCCAATAAAAATCTTGTTTCTATCATGCTGCAATTCAAGGGACACTTGGCTTGGACAATAGTCCGGTTTGAATCCAGAACAGTAACATCATGCCTTTTAATAATAACCATCACAACCTCTTCTCTAGTTTTCTCCAAGGGATTAAAAAGTACAACAGATTGTGAAATTCCTTCGCGAGCATTGATTGCCTTAAGCACTGGTTGAGCGTCATATTTAGATCTCACCTGTTCTGACTCGTACTGGAATAAACTATGATCAAACTTTTCATGGTGAATACCAATGAGTACTTCAATTGATTTGGACATAAAAATTTGCAAGACCTGCAAAGAAGTATGCATCCAAATCCTGTAGTCTCTAACAACATGATCCCTAGTTGTGCTAGCTACCCCATCATGATGTTGGAAAAGAGCTGAACTCCTCCTCGCAACAGTCATCTTGTAGGCAAACCCCGTGGCCAATTTTTTACATTGTGCTCTCTGTTAATATCCATACAACAAAGCCATCACTATTTCTGCAGCACAAAATGTTTGCTCCGGTAACCGATCAACAGGCTTAAAGAAAGGCCTTGAGATGCAATAAGCCAATAACCACTCCAATAGTCCAGTTGCCTATCGGAATAAGTAAAGAAGTCACCCGATAGAGATGGAAAACCCCCAATCTGTCTAGAGCCAACCTCAGTAGCAGGCAGAAGATGAGAATCAGCAACCAGCTCCTCCCTACTATCTACTGTGTTTTCCAATTTCGTTCCATGCCCACCAGCAA includes:
- the LOC133679865 gene encoding non-specific lipid transfer protein GPI-anchored 12-like, with translation MSKLAITAIFLTLTIFSTVPAKTSGATAPVAAPAPVSGDLAPAAPGPTAVNECLTPLLNMSDCLGYVTQGSNLTVPDKNCCPELAGLIDSNIICLCQLLGGDIAEQFGISLDKGRALKLPAICKIDVPSATLCSAVGYPVQAPASGPSTGSTPQGPSPSTGENKGSVASSIAGSAYAIFGGLASSFLLTLF
- the LOC133679627 gene encoding short-chain dehydrogenase/reductase 2b-like isoform X2, with product MILLRILFPGSCYFNAACLPQQVHLTPRKQIIPRNHPKITAMATNGDHSRVERYAVVTGANKGIGLETVRQIASKGVTVVLTARDEKRGTDATCMLHNMGLTNVVFHQLDVLDPVSIESLAKFIKDRFGRLDILRIRGEDLRNELGDLETLNEEKLDSILKRFLKDLKENTLEAGGWSLMLPAYSISKATLNAYTRVLAKRHPNMLINCVHPGYVNTDINWHTGPMPVEEGARGPVKCALLPDGGPTGCYFDQTEVASF